A single window of Usitatibacter rugosus DNA harbors:
- a CDS encoding TonB-dependent receptor, with product MKTGNTKKNVLRASLLLALPWYGIASAQEATPEAKKAEEAKQEATKVETVVVTAERRSRPLQTSPISATVLTGDDLVNKGINNVDQLMFVTPSATVNNFGQGIDFNIRGIGKGEHNSQTTTGVVTYRDGVATFPGYFTGEPYYDIATIEILRGPQGTFVGQNATGGAVFVTTNDPIIGGGYTGYAQAQLGNYRDYGFQGALNIPLGETLAARIAFNTENHDSFYDISGPYTGTDARMRTQSARIGLHWQPTSAFSVLFKTDYSHLDFGAYPADPVNATNDPFNLTANADLKAVDRVVRSVLTLDYQFANGIKLRSVSGYQDGTTAYRSDLDGTSTGNSTFRDVVDERIYSQEVNLISPNTGWLKWIVGAYWQKDTLTFPPKEFVIGVPPGSPLSEYVLDGTNPKKTSAVFGKVGFDLTNRLELELGGRYTKSTTANDVNVVQYGLPLKQVQEAEYTNFSGKAALNFQLDNRNFLYAFAASGFRPGGLNVPVGLGIPPPFDEEKVNSYEAGWKSIWLDGKFRAQLTAFHNDYKNFQVIVGYPTFPTFGFELNVPGTTKISGFEAQLQANFDDWKFDAGLGVMRSNLGRFYAVDPRGASTVPCDPNTGPESAACRNLEGTDQTYAPDLTFNFGVQREFRWGEDIITPRLNYGHVSQQWATLFQNEARGDRIGSRNILNAQLAWLHKGYLVTLYGTNLTDQTYVTAINSGLRFVGPPRQYGVRLATSF from the coding sequence ATGAAAACTGGAAACACGAAGAAGAACGTGTTGCGCGCAAGCCTGCTGCTGGCCCTGCCCTGGTATGGAATCGCCTCCGCCCAGGAGGCCACGCCGGAAGCCAAGAAAGCGGAAGAGGCCAAGCAGGAAGCCACGAAGGTCGAGACCGTCGTCGTCACGGCGGAGCGGCGGAGCCGCCCCCTGCAGACGAGCCCCATCTCGGCGACCGTGCTCACCGGCGACGACCTGGTCAACAAGGGCATCAACAACGTCGACCAGCTCATGTTCGTCACGCCCTCGGCGACGGTGAACAATTTCGGCCAGGGCATCGACTTCAACATCCGCGGCATCGGCAAGGGCGAGCACAACTCGCAGACCACCACGGGTGTCGTCACCTACCGCGACGGCGTCGCCACGTTCCCCGGCTACTTCACCGGCGAGCCTTACTACGACATCGCGACCATCGAGATCCTGCGCGGCCCCCAAGGCACCTTCGTGGGCCAGAACGCGACGGGCGGCGCGGTCTTCGTCACCACCAACGACCCGATCATCGGCGGCGGGTATACGGGCTACGCGCAAGCCCAGCTCGGTAACTACCGCGACTACGGCTTCCAGGGCGCGCTCAATATCCCCCTCGGCGAAACGCTGGCCGCGCGCATCGCGTTCAACACCGAGAACCACGACAGCTTCTATGACATCAGCGGCCCCTACACGGGCACCGATGCGCGCATGCGCACGCAGAGCGCGCGGATCGGCCTGCACTGGCAACCCACCAGCGCGTTCTCCGTGCTGTTCAAGACCGACTACAGCCACTTGGACTTCGGCGCCTATCCGGCCGACCCGGTCAACGCGACGAACGACCCGTTCAACCTGACGGCCAACGCCGACCTGAAGGCGGTGGACCGGGTCGTGCGCTCGGTGCTCACGCTCGACTACCAGTTCGCCAACGGCATCAAGCTGCGCTCCGTCAGCGGCTACCAGGACGGCACCACCGCGTATCGCTCGGACTTGGACGGCACCAGCACGGGCAACAGCACGTTCCGCGATGTCGTCGACGAACGCATCTATTCGCAGGAGGTGAACCTCATCTCGCCCAACACGGGCTGGTTGAAGTGGATCGTGGGCGCCTACTGGCAGAAGGACACCCTCACGTTTCCCCCGAAGGAATTCGTGATCGGCGTGCCGCCGGGAAGCCCCCTCAGCGAGTACGTCCTGGACGGCACCAATCCGAAGAAGACCTCGGCGGTGTTCGGCAAGGTCGGCTTCGACCTGACCAACCGTCTCGAGCTCGAGCTGGGCGGCCGTTACACCAAGAGCACCACGGCCAACGACGTCAACGTCGTCCAGTACGGACTGCCGTTGAAGCAGGTCCAGGAAGCCGAATACACCAACTTCTCGGGCAAGGCCGCGCTCAACTTCCAGCTCGATAACCGGAACTTCCTCTATGCCTTCGCCGCATCCGGCTTCCGTCCGGGCGGATTGAACGTCCCCGTCGGCCTGGGAATTCCGCCGCCCTTCGACGAGGAGAAGGTCAACAGCTACGAGGCCGGATGGAAGTCGATCTGGCTGGACGGCAAGTTCCGCGCGCAGCTCACCGCGTTCCACAACGACTACAAGAACTTCCAGGTGATCGTCGGCTACCCGACGTTCCCGACCTTCGGCTTCGAGCTGAACGTGCCCGGCACGACGAAGATCTCCGGATTCGAGGCGCAGCTGCAAGCCAACTTCGACGACTGGAAGTTCGATGCCGGCCTCGGCGTGATGCGCAGCAACCTCGGCCGCTTCTACGCGGTGGACCCGAGAGGCGCCTCGACCGTGCCTTGCGATCCGAACACGGGACCCGAGAGTGCCGCTTGCCGCAACCTGGAGGGAACGGACCAGACTTATGCGCCGGACCTCACCTTCAACTTCGGCGTGCAGCGCGAATTCCGCTGGGGCGAGGACATCATCACGCCGCGGCTCAACTACGGGCACGTCTCGCAGCAGTGGGCCACGCTGTTCCAGAACGAGGCGCGCGGCGATCGCATCGGCAGCCGCAACATCCTCAATGCGCAGCTCGCGTGGCTGCACAAGGGTTATCTCGTGACGCTGTACGGAACCAACCTCACCGACCAGACCTATGTGACGGCGATCAACTCCGGCTTGCGTTTCGTCGGGCCGCCGCGCCAGTACGGGGTGCGACTGGCCACTTCGTTCTGA